One segment of Echeneis naucrates chromosome 15, fEcheNa1.1, whole genome shotgun sequence DNA contains the following:
- the c1d gene encoding nuclear nucleic acid-binding protein C1D — MAADMGTEDYPHEIDEQLTGFDSSVSSVKTMLDKLMSMPRNDLLQKLEPLDQAKLDLMSAYTLNSLFWMYLVTQGVNPREHGIKQELERIRTYMNRVKEITDKKKAARLDKGAAARFVRSALYEPDEKDSTKKKASKKAADKAADSPQSKRSKQR, encoded by the exons ATGGCAGCGGACATGGGGACGGAGGACTACCCTCATGAGATCGATGAGCAGCTCACAGGCTTCGATTCCTCAGTTTCCTCCGTCAAAACCATGTTGGACAAGTTGATGTCAATGCCCAGAAATGATCTGCTGCAAAAG CTGGAGCCACTGGATCAAGCcaagctggacttgatgtctGCCTACACCCTCAATTCATTATTTTGGA TGTACTTGGTTACGCAAGGAGTAAATCCCAGAGAACATGGAATCAAGCAAGAACTG GAGCGTATAAGGACATACATGAACAGAGTAAAGGAAATCACTGACAAGAAGAAAGCTGCTCGACTTGATAAGGGTGCCGCTGCACGCTTTGTCAGGAGTGCTCTCTATGAACCAGATGAAAAAgattctacaaaaaaaaaggcatccaAAAAGGCAGCAGACAAAGCAGCTGATAGTCCACAGTCAAAGCGTTCAAAGCAGAGATGA